A window of Haloarcula marismortui ATCC 43049 genomic DNA:
GCGGTTTCCTCCCAGGAGAAGTTCATGTCCTCGCCCTGAGCAGTCACCGATAGCAGGAACAGCCGCATCGGGTCGCGGCCGTGCTTCTCGATGACTTCGTGGGGGTCGATGAGGACGCCTTTGGACTTGGACATCCCACGGCCGTCGGGCATGTTGGCGTAACCGTGCATCAGCACCTGCTTGTACGGTATTTCGCCGGTCGCGGCGGTGCTCATGCCCAGCTGAGACCAGAACCAGCCGCGGGTCTGGTCGTGGGCCTCCATGATGAGGTCGGCGGGCCACAGCTCCTCGAAGTCCTCCGTCTGCTCGGGGTAGTTGACGGTCCCCCATGTCGCGACGGAAGAGTCGAGCCACACGTCGAACACGTCGCCGACACGGGTGTAGGTCGTGCTGTCCTCGGTGATGGTGAGGTCGTCGACCGTGCCCTTGTGGAGGTCGACATTTTCGGGGTCGATGTCCTGGTCGACCCGCTCGGCGAGTTCCTCGCGGTCGCCGACGACGATGGCGTCGTCCATGTCACCGGACCAGTCTTCAGGGAGCCAGATGGGGATCGGGATGCCCCAGTAGCGCTGCCGCGAGACGTTCCAGTCCGGCGCGTCCTCAACGAAGTCCCGGAAGCGGTTATCGCGGGCCCACTGCGGGTACCACTCGCTGTCCTCGATGTTCGCAAGCAGTTCGTCCTTGATGTCGGTCACCGTGATGAACCACTGGTCGGTAACGATACGGACGATGTCGGTGTCACAGCGCCAGCACTGCCCTTCGCGGACGGTGTGGCCAGGTTCACTGGAGAGCAGGACGCCGTTCTCGTCGAGGTCGTCGATGACCTCGTCGTTGGCGTCGCGGACGAACGTCCCGGCGTACTTGCCCGCGTCGTCGGTGTAAACGCCGTCGCTCCCGACCGGACAGAAGATTTCGAGGTCGAGTTCCTGTCCGCGCTCGAAGTCCTCCTCACCGTGGCCGGGCGCGGAGTGGACGAGGCCCGTGCGGTCGGCCTCGACGTAGTCGGCGGTGTACACCTGCCCAGAGCCCTCGCCTTGGGCGTGGTCCGGCACTTCCTCGGCCAGCGGGTGCTCGTACGCCCAGCCGACCATCTCCTCGCCGGACAGTTCCTCGACGACCTCGTAGTCGTCGTACCGGCCGGCCTTCAGTACATCCTCGACACAGGCCTCGGCGAGATAGAGGCGTTCGGTGTCGCCGTCTTTCTCGGCGTCGACGCCCACGTATTCGAGGTCACCGTCGGCGGCGACGAAGGTGTTGGCGACGATTGTCCAGGGCGTCGTCGTCCAGATGACCAGACTGCCATCCTGTTCCGCCAGCGGGAACTTCACGTAAATCGACGGCTTGCCCACGTCGTGGTACTCGACCTCGTTGTTGGCGATGCCGGTCTCACAGCGCGGGCACTGGTTGATGGAGCGCTGGCCCTGTTCGACGAGGTCGCGCTCGTGAGCCTGCTGGAAGCCCCACCAGGCGGCCTCCATATACTCCGGGTTGACCGTCTTGTACGGGTCGTCCCAGTCCATCCAGACGCCGAAGTCCTGAAAGTCCGTCTGGAGGCCTTCGAGTTGCTCCTCGGCGAAGTCTTTGCACTCCTCGATGAAGTTCTCCTCACCGAACTGCTCGATGTCTTTCTTGTTCTCGAAGTCGAGGCGCTCCTCGACTTTCGTCTCGATGGGGAGGCCGTGCATGTCATAGCCCGGCCGGTCAGTGACGTTGTAGCCCTGCATCCGCAGGTAGCGGATGTAACAGTCCTTCAGGGTCTTGTTCCACGTCGTGCCCATGTGGGCCGCGCCGGAGGTGTAGGGCGGTCCATCAACGAAGAAGTAGTCCTCGCCGTCGGCCCGGTGGGCCTTCGTCTGCTCGTAGGCGTCGACGTCGTCCCAGTACTCGAAGACGCCGTCCTCGACGGCGTCGGGGTCGTACTGGTCATCGACAGCGGCGAAACGTTCCATACCGCCACATTCGCCGCCTCCAATAAAGGACAATCGGTTGTATGTGTACCGTTCAGCGCTCGCGCTCACGCTGAAGGAGCAAGCTGACCGTCTCGCCGGTCTTGTCCGTGAGCGGAGCGGCGACATGCCACCCCTCGGCTCCGAGTTCGTTCAGTTGCTCGATCGGCGGCGTGACC
This region includes:
- the ileS gene encoding isoleucine--tRNA ligase — translated: MERFAAVDDQYDPDAVEDGVFEYWDDVDAYEQTKAHRADGEDYFFVDGPPYTSGAAHMGTTWNKTLKDCYIRYLRMQGYNVTDRPGYDMHGLPIETKVEERLDFENKKDIEQFGEENFIEECKDFAEEQLEGLQTDFQDFGVWMDWDDPYKTVNPEYMEAAWWGFQQAHERDLVEQGQRSINQCPRCETGIANNEVEYHDVGKPSIYVKFPLAEQDGSLVIWTTTPWTIVANTFVAADGDLEYVGVDAEKDGDTERLYLAEACVEDVLKAGRYDDYEVVEELSGEEMVGWAYEHPLAEEVPDHAQGEGSGQVYTADYVEADRTGLVHSAPGHGEEDFERGQELDLEIFCPVGSDGVYTDDAGKYAGTFVRDANDEVIDDLDENGVLLSSEPGHTVREGQCWRCDTDIVRIVTDQWFITVTDIKDELLANIEDSEWYPQWARDNRFRDFVEDAPDWNVSRQRYWGIPIPIWLPEDWSGDMDDAIVVGDREELAERVDQDIDPENVDLHKGTVDDLTITEDSTTYTRVGDVFDVWLDSSVATWGTVNYPEQTEDFEELWPADLIMEAHDQTRGWFWSQLGMSTAATGEIPYKQVLMHGYANMPDGRGMSKSKGVLIDPHEVIEKHGRDPMRLFLLSVTAQGEDMNFSWEETAEMQRRLNILWNVARFPLPYMRADDFDPEETTVEDLRDDLELVDEWVLSRLQSVTEAMTDSMDDFENDKAVDELLEFVVEDVSRFYIQVVRERMWEEEDSASKQAAYATLYRVLESVAALFAPFTPFVAEQVYGALTGDAGHPTVHMCDWPEVDADLHDPALEREIEVVREVEEAGSNARQQAERKLRWPVTRVVVDVDSDDVADAVRAQEAIIADRLNARAVEVVGADDEWGELQYSAEADMSELGPAFGDDAGRVMNALNEARVTEQSLDTLEGTVREALGEDVDLTEEMVEFRRETPEGVTGTEFTALDGGGVVYVDTALTEDIESEGYAREVIRRIQEMRKDLELDIEERIAVDLTIDDERVDSLVREHEALIKEEVRADELDGVEDGHRKTWEVEGTDMEIAIAPCEADQREASEQASGD